From the genome of Aspergillus fumigatus Af293 chromosome 1, whole genome shotgun sequence, one region includes:
- the dld1 gene encoding FAD-binding oxidoreductase yields MLRVGARAGRPLRQAASSGLTGSRFRSQKISGPLVSRVFMSVGPQGGQESEYHKQGASSYPLRRQWTTGVGIAIASSGIAKPPEPAVASTTPLNEFPAPCHDTSSSNIQGAVEEFVGILGKDNVISDKEALAPYSTSEWSSYSPSKTEVSSVVVCPSTTKEVSRVMEVCHRRRLPVTAYAGGTSLEGHFAPTRGGVCIDFQGMDQILTVHKDDLDVVVQPAVQWEVLNEELAKDGLFFPPDPGPGAMIGGMVGTGCSGTNAYHYGTMRDWVLSLTVVLADGTIIKTRQRPRKSSAGYDLTRIFIGSEGTLGLVTEATLKLAVKPMNEAVAVASFPSVRDAASCVSEVVKKGVNIAAVELLDDVQMKCINTSQTTSRSWDEAPTLFFKFSGAPGEVKEKIAIVQELAENANKKTFTFARDSEEVDELWSARKVALWSILQMKQQPTDHVWTTDVAVPMSRLPDIIEQTREEISASGLLGGIVGHVGDGNFHAMLLFNDDQRQVAESVVHNMVKRAVEMEGTVTGEHGVGMVKRDYLEHEVGKTTVDTMRRFKQALDPLCLLNCDKVVRVQVPKQGEVPEW; encoded by the exons GGTCTTACCGGGTCGAGATTTCGCTCGCAAAAGATAAGCGGGCCTTTAGTCTCAAGGGTTTTCATGTCGGTGGGTCCTCAAGGCGGGCAGGAGTCTG AATATCATAAACAGGGGGCGTCCAGTTATCCACTCCGTAGGCAATGGACTACAGGTGTTGGTATTGCTATTGCATCATCCG GCATTGCAAAACCCCCGGAACCAGCAGTGGCATCTACTACGCCGCTCAATGAGTTTCCGGCACCATGCCACGATACTTCTTCCTCCAACATCCAAGGAGCAGTTGAAGAGTTCGTTGGTATCCTAGGTAAGGACAACGTCATCAGTGACAAGGAAGCTTTGGCACCCTACTCCACTTCCGAGTGGTCATCTTATTCTCCCAGTAAAACCGAAGTCTCCTCAGTAGTTGTTTGCCCTTCGACTACAAAAGAGGTTTCCCGCGTGATGGAAGTCTGTCACCGACGCCGACTTCCAGTGACAGCATATGCAGGGGGGACGAGTCTGGAGGGACACTTTGCGCCGACTAGAGGAGGGGTCTGCATTGACTTCCAAGGCATGGACCAAATATTAACTGTGCACAAAGATGATCTGGATGTTGTAGTACAGCCTGCAGTGCAGTGGGAAGTATTGAACGAAGAGCTCGCCAAGGATGGGCTCTTTTTCCCTCCAGACCCTGGCCCCGGCGCAATGATCGGTGGTATGGTCGGTACTGGCTGTTCCGGAACAAACGCTTATCATTATGGGACAATGCGTGACTGGGTACTGTCTCTGACTGTTGTTCTGGCCGATGGGACAATTATCAAGACCAGGCAGAGGCCACGGAAATCTAGCGCCGGTTATGATCTGACTAGGATATTCATCGGCAGTGAGGGTACACTTGGCCTGGTCACAGAAGCGACATTGAAGCTAGCTGTCAAGCCGATGAATGAAGCAGTGGCAGTTGCATCTTTCCCGTCCGTGCGGGATGCAGCCAGCTGTGTATCCGAAGTGGTCAAAAAGGGGGTAAATATTGCCGCCGTGGAGCTACTTGATGACGTTCAGATGAAGTGCATCAACACGAGTCAAACAACGAGTCGTTCGTGGGACGAGGCCCCAACATTGTTTTTCAAGTTCTCTGGAGCGCCCGGTGaagtgaaggagaagattgcGATCGTTCAGGAATTAGCTGAGAATGCTAATAAGAAGACTTTCACATTTGCCCGCGATTCGGAGGAGGTTGATGAGTTGTGGAGTGCAAGAAAAGTCGCGCTGTGGAGTATTCTGCAGATGAAACAGCAGCCAACGGATCATGTCTGGACTACCGATGTAGCTGTGCCAATGAGCAGACTGCCCGATATCATCGAGCAAACTAGAGAGGAGATTTCTGCCAGCGGGTTACTTGGAGGCATAGTTGGTCATGTAGGTGACGGCAACTTCCATG CAATGCTCCTCTTTAATGATGATCAACGCCAGGTAGCAGAGAGTGTTGTTCACAACATGGTTAAGCGTGCTGTGGAAATGGAGGGGACTGTAACTGGGGAGCATGGAGTGGGAATGGTGAAGAGGGACTATCTGGAGCATGAAGTCGGGAAGACAACAGTCGATACTATGCGCAGA TTTAAACAAGCTCTTGACCCTCTTTGCCTGCTCAATTGTGATAAGGTTGTGAGAGTTCAAGTCCCAAAGCAGGGAGAAGTTCCCGAGTGGTAA
- a CDS encoding F-box domain protein: MGTRGLVLSVATVDTSSTGTSLIAILKALGKPSYTRFLKMMKNIMFSLEWLEAMRKVFTGFVQKLEEQYIPLVIPDSLKQDGPTSSLAERYMKSFLALDDRLEMPPMQTLLPHLWGSDIEWMYTIDLDRELLGVDHSVYLKLSKIPREGRWHQYLDVDENRRRRVFQKETPESIVGDIALKPSVNSDLTAKYTSIGIEPMSLKGFHGSIDMLLPREALLLNTFSCIYKSFKKLLDPFILEWTPESFSFQEMAFALLSIAAGEVTFESIRALDKSYEREGYYILPDGHLLPCFLYERHFPGVEPGSAPRNRTYWFSNVLVHLASRLDVVDVEKAAVIEVVDAGLDQGLDEFYAMVFSISDVILVHVQKGGGRVRVQRSDLMPLFYFDEELSNYLNGPRTRPAQDTQPPTPGTNANHALQCKIQKGGDASRFSEASDGSDDMKTVIEDEHKNVDITFKSMIRFLDIAARLHLADAKSRRVPNEILTSVMHFTDTRTYKNLANVSASCRQLSDRKFRLNDGYDVVGIDVQNMGSPRRLIIEDIQTGKRFYSEVQHLDLFFCRNTDKGMLDLYIVIGEETTRRSVISLAALQFPKLPPKDTPCTNEVQQPISYIQSMIQRETRHPEVAQFVQISGAQYRCLLPPGYRKLGMYHCFCNGLQAFLRHPQDESHEEWMKTIEYAVHQLSHLEQWPDSVFIVRGRPAIIAFGTRVKLFYYIYHREEAPVVPQNASPTSIQFAASCTDLEPKHRLVQLIPGSEPIDLHHKDDRAKLEHWFKVFCDKEDLETEWDPITVEYITMAREVGNTE, translated from the exons ATGGGAACTAGAGGCCTTGTATTATCCGTTGCCACGGTAGATACTTCGTCTACTGGAACCAGTTTGATAGCTATCCTGAAGGCCTTGGGGAAGCCATCGTACACCAGATTCCTGAAAATGATGAAAAATATCATG TTTTCTCTAGAATGGCTCGAAGCCATGCGAAAGGTATTCACCGGATTTGTCCAAAAGCTCGAAGAACAGTATATTCCACTTGTCATCCCTGATTCTCTCAAGCAAGACGGCCCTACATCCTCTCTTGCCGAGAGGTACATGAAGAGcttccttgcccttgatgacaGGCTTGAGATGCCACCAATGCAAACTCTATTACCTCATCTGTGGGGAAGCGACATCGAGTGGATGTACACAATCGATCTTGACCGTGAGCTTCTGGGCGTCGACCACTCAGTGTATCTCAAACTATCTAAGATCCCACGTGAGGGACGGTGGCATCAGTACCTTGATGTAGACGAGAATCGCCGCCGTAGGGTATTCCAGAAGGAGACCCCAGAAAGTATTGTTGGCGATATTGCCTTGAAACCGAGCGTAAACAGCGATTTAACGGCCAAATATACATCCATAGGCATTGAACCAATGTCATTAAAGGGTTTCCATGGTTCAATCGACATGCTGCTTCCCCGCGAGGCTCTGCTGCTGAATACTTTCTCATGTATTTATAAATCGTTTAAGAAACTCCTGGATCCGTTCATCTTGGAGTGGACACCTGAGAGCTTTTCGTTCCAGGAAATGGCATTTGCGCTTCTGTcaattgctgctggtgaagTGACCTTCGAGTCCATCCGCGCTCTCGATAAAAGCTACGAAAGGGAGGGCTACTACATACTTCCAGATGGTCACTTGCTTCCATGTTTCCTATATGAGCGCCATTTTCCCGGTGTTGAGCCTGGATCAGCACCTCGAAACCGTACCTATTGGTTCAGCAATGTCCTCGTACACCTAGCTTCTAGACTGGACGTAGTCGATGTTGAAAAGGCAGCGGTTATCGAGGTGGTAGACGCCGGACTTGACCAAGGTTTGGATGAATTCTATGCCATGGTCTTCTCAATTTCGGACGTTATCCTTGTTCATGTTCAGAAGGGGGGTGGTAGGGTGCGTGTTCAGAGGTCAGACTTGATGCCTTTGTTCTACTTCGATGAAGAGCTCTCCAATTATCTAAATGGACCTCGCACAAGGCCAGCGCAAGATACCCAGCCGCCTACGCCAGGAACAAATGCCAATCATGCATTGCAATGTAAGATACAGAAGGGGGGTGATGCTTCTCGTTTCAGCGAGGCGAGCGACGGCAGTGATGACATGAAGACTGTGATTGAGGATGAACATAAAAATGTCGATATTACCTTCAAATCGATGATACGTTTCCTGGATATAGCCGCCCGACTGCATTTGGCGGATGCGAAGTCACGCAGAGTCCCCAATGAAATTCTAACTTCCGTCATGCATTTTACAGACACTCGAACATACAAAAACCTGGCCAATGTGTCTGCCAGCTGTCGGCAATTGAGTGATCGCAAGTTTCGTCTAAATGATGGCTACGATGTGGTCGGTATTGACGTCCAAAACATGGGATCCCCCCGTCGGCTCATTATTGAAGATATACAAACGGGGAAGAGGTTCTACTCCGAAGTACAGCACTTGGATTTATTTTTCTGTCGCAATACCGACAAGGGCATGCTAGATTTGTATATTGTGATTGGAGAAGAAACTACCAGGAGGAGTGTCATAAGCTTGGCAGCCTTGCAGTTCCCAAAGTTGCCTCCGAAAGACACGCCCTGTACCAACGAAGTCCAGCAGCCCATCTC ATACATTCAGAGTATGATCCAACGTGAGACTAGACACCCTGAGGTGGCACAATTTGTGCAGATAAGTGGCGCCCAGTACCGATGCCTCCTCCCGCCAGGGTACCGTAAGCTGGGCATGTACCACTGTTTCTGCAATGGCCTCCAAGCCTTTCTGCGCCACCCACAAGACGAAAGTCATGAGgaatggatgaagacaatCGAATATGCGGTGCACCAGCTTAGTCACTTAGAACAGTGGCCCGACTCTGTGTTTATTGTACGAGGGCGCCCTGCGATTATAGCGTTCGGTACGAGGGTGAAACTATTTTACTACATCTATCACCGTGAAGAGGCACCTGTTGTCCCACAGAATGCAAGTCCCACCAGTATTCAGTTTGCGGCATCTTGTACCGACCTGGAGCCGAAGCATCGCCTAGTGCAGCTTATTCCTGGGAGCGAGCCGATCGACTTGCATCACAAAGATGACCGCGCAAAGCTTGAACATTGGTTCAAAGTCTTCTGCGACAAAGAGGATTTAGAAACAGAATGGGATCCGATCACTGTAGAATACATCACCATGGCTCGGGAAGTCGGGAATACTGAGTAA
- a CDS encoding gluconokinase: protein MLSAGERPQPAIGKNAAATRAQSSLSHSPAPMWSVQPKPEQVQHIWVVTGPAGCGKSTVGRGLQAALNVPFLEGDDFHSQKNKEKMGSGIPLTDADRWDWLISLRNAAIKALSPSEANNFHPPSGVVVACSALKQKYRDVMRVAAYGTPSVQIHFVYLKLDENALLQRVAARQAHYMKSTMVQSQLQDLEEPKGEWECADH from the exons ATGCTCTCTGCCGGAGAAAGGCCCCAGCCGGCTATCGGCAAGAATGCCGCTGCCACTCGCGCCCAATCATCCCTGAGTCACTCGCCCGCCCCGATGTGGTCCGTCCAACCCAAGCCGGAGCAAGTCCAACACATCTGGGTCGTAACAGGTCCTGCCGGTTGTGGAAAGAGTACGGTTGGACGAGGCCTGCAGGCCGCGCTGAACGTCCCATTCcttgaaggagatgat TTCCACTCgcaaaagaacaaagaaaagatggGCAGCGGCATCCCTCTCACAGACGCAGACCGCTGGGACTGGCTCATCTCGCTCCGCAATGCAGCCATCAAGGCCCTCTCGCCCTCGGAAGCAAACAACTTCCACCCCCCGTCGGGCGTGGTGGTTGCCTGCTCGGCCCTGAAGCAAAAGTACCGTGATGTCATGCGTGTGGCTGCTTACGGCACGCCATCCGTGCAGATCCACTTCGTTTACCTGAAGTTGGATGAGAATGCCCTTCTGCAACGTGTCGCCGCCCGCCAGGCTCATTACATGAAGAGCACAATGGTCCAGTcgcagctgcaggatctcgagGAGCCCAAGGGCGAATGGGAATGCGCTGACCATTGA
- a CDS encoding glycoside hydrolase family 3 protein, translated as MAPKEDTLPPGWEDLDRQMGQLFMMGFDGTSVNPQIRSLIENYHLGSVLLTAKNLKYAGHPVPLLIALDQENGGVNSLYDEIYIRQFPSAMGIAATGSKSLAYNVAYATAQELKAVGVNWILGPVLDVLTNVRTQPLGVRTTGDDPQEVSQYGVEFMKGYKKAGLVTCGKHFPSYGNLEFLGSQTDIPIITESLEQLSLTALVPFRNAIVHGLDSMMVGGVSMSSAGVNVMHACLSEQVVNDLLRKDLKFNGVVVSECLEMEALTHNISVGGGTVMAKNAGCDIILLCRSFPVQQEAINGLKLGVENSIIGRARIEQSLRRVLKMKAKCTSWDQALNPPGLPSLMQMQPSHTSLSKRAYNNSISVVRDKQNLLPLSNIIEPNEELLLLTPLVKPLPASAVSHSVMEHMNLSIDLIASDRTASVLSGESVFKELGRSLSRQRSGRVLHTSYTANGVRPIHENLIDRANAVIVVTADANRNLYQHGFTKYVSLICRSQFSPSGELREKPMIVIAASSPYDFAMDTSIETALEALVKVLYGELTPKGSLPGSISRSQKLHQARQHWLVENWNEERDAQSLDTLLDAVRADCAQGQCSELLGVISSSFLLRSEEIDKAHFVIRNSSTQAFVVLRNLPTWTLPDGLIQGLKNADISYDLVHGWDYAEPILDHIKTNSRQGLIDIYKIALGGAPNCGIIRATRPSDGAILGTVVIYNGRSSLAEHVPVLKATQPSSRGISSPVISLSVGEYATVMQGLVLLGIKQIRRQGAEAVVIDCVNGDSNFDYLSGMGFSMLHSFEEVNCDAATWTMMPTI; from the exons ATGGCCCCAAAAGAGGATACACTGCCCCCTGGCTGGGAGGATCTAGACAG ACAGATGGGGCAGctcttcatgatgggctTCGATGGGACGTCAGTCAATCCCCAAATTCGCTCTCTTATCGAGAATTACCATCTGGGCTCAGTTCTGTTGACAGCCAAGAACTTAAAAT ATGCTGGCCATCCTGTGCCTTTACTTATTGCCTTGGACCAGGAAAATGGCGGTGTGAATAGCCTATATGATGAAATCTACATTCGACAGTTCCCCAGCGCAATGGGAATCGCAGCAACTGGCTCAAAGTCACTGGCTTATAATGTCGCATATGCTACAGCCCAAGAGCTGAAAGCCGTAGGGGTCAACTGGATCCTTGGCCCTGTACTAGACGTTTTAACTAACGTACGAACCCAGCCGCTGGGGGTTCGCACTACCGGCGATGATCCCCAGGAGGTGTCGCAATATGGCGTTGAGTTTATGAAAGGCTACAAAAAAGCAGGATTGGTGACATGTGGCAAACACTTTCCGTCCTATGGTAACCTTGAATTTCTTGGGTCTCAAACAGACATTCCCATCATCACTGAGTCACTGGAGCAGCTCAGCTTAACAGCACTGGTCCCATTCCGCAATGCCATAGTCCACGGTTTAGATTCGATGATGGTGGGAGGTGTCTCAATGTCGTCTGCCGGTGTGAACGTTATGCATGCTTGTTTGAGTGAGCAGGTTGTTAATGACTTGCTGCGGAAAGATTTGAAATTCAATGGTGTGGTGGTTTCTGAGTGCTTGGAGATGGAGGCTCTCACTCATAATATCAGTGTCGGCGGCGGAACAGTGATGGCGAAGAATGCGGGCTGTGATATAATCCTCTTGTGTAGATCCTTTCCGGTGCAACAGGAGGCGATCAATGGTTTGAAGCTCGGGGTGGAGAACAGCATCATTGGTCGGGCTCGCATAGAGCAATCTTTGCGCCGGGTTTTGAAAATGAAGGCGAAATGCACCTCTTGGGACCAAGCCCTGAACCCTCCGGGGCTGCCATCTCTAATGCAGATGCAACCATCTCATACCAGCCTCTCCAAAAGGGCATACAACAACTCTATTTCAGTTGTACGTGATAAGCAGAATTTGCTTCCGCTGTCCAACATCATTGAGCCTAATGAGGAATTGCTACTTTTGACTCCGCTTGTCAAGCCACTGCCCGCATCTGCAGTCTCTCATTCAGTGATGGAGCACATGAATCTTTCTATCGACCTGATTGCTTCAGATAGAACCGCCTCTGTGCTGAGCGGTGAGAGTGTTTTCAAGGAACTAGGTCGTTCTCTCTCACGTCAAAGAAGTGGTCGTGTTCTACATACATCTTACACGGCCAATGGCGTCCGACCAATCCACGAGAATTTAATAGATCGGGCTAATGCCGTCATTGTCGTCACTGCCGATGCAAACAGGAACTTGTACCAGCATGGCTTCACGAAATATGTCTCTCTAATCTGTAGGTCTCAGTTTTCTCCATCGGGCGAGCTGCGAGAGAAGCCTATGATCGTCATCGCCGCTAGTTCCCCATATGATTTTGCCATGGATACGTCCATTG AGACCGCTTTGGAGGCGTTAGTCAAAGTTCTCTACGGAGAATTGACACCAAAAGGCTCATTGCCGGGTTCTATCAGCCGcagccagaagctccatCAAGCGCGGCAGCACTGGCTTGTAGAAAACTGGAATGAAGAGAGAGATGCCCAGTCCTTGGATACTTTACTGGATGCAGTCAGAGCGGATTGCGCACAGGGTCAGTGTTCTGAGCTGCTAGGTGtgatatccagcagcttTTTATTACGAAGCGAAGAGATTGATAAGGCGCACTTTGTTATACGAAACAGCAGTACGCAGGCTTT TGTGGTGCTGCGGAATCTTCCAACATGGACGCTGCCTGATGGCCTCATACAGGGGTTGAAAAATGCCGACATCTCCTACGATCTTGTTCATGGGTGGGATTACGCGGAGCCTATCcttgatcacatcaagaCGAATTCTCGACAAGGACTTATTGATATATACAAGATCGCTTTGGGAGGAGCACCAAACTGTGGCATAATACGGGCCACACGGCCGAGCGATGGAGCAATTCTGGGTACCGTGGTGATATACAACGGACGGTCGTCATTGGCAGAGCACGTGCCTGTGCTGAAAGCCACACAACCGTCAAGCAGAGGCATATCGTCTCCAGTAATTTCTCTGTCTGTTGGCGAGTATGCTACGGTGATGCAGGGGCTCGTATTACTGGGCATCAAACAAATTCGGAGACAAGGCGCAGAGGCTGTTGTCATTGACTGC GTTAATGGCGACAGCAATTTTGATTACCTGTCTGGAATGGGCTTCAGCATGCTGCATAGCTTTGAGGAAGTGAACTGCGATGCAGCAACCTGGACCATGATGCCAACAATATGA
- a CDS encoding Pfs domain protein, protein MAGKTCLSHDDYTVGWICALPLEMAAATVMLDEKHEKLRRQPNDHNEYVLGHIGEHNIVVACLPSGEYGITSATTVAMQLLSSFHSIHFGLMVGIGGGVPKEDKDIRLGDIVVSEPTYTHGGVVQYNYGKALSGGEFRRTGMLNRPPQSLLTALSKLQATHYTKPSQVINFLAEIEQKLPTEQAANFARPTQTDQLFLDNYEHTNTHTQTCNGCDTTQTIRRQCRSHNNPFIHYGLIASANQVVKDSQLRDKLGRDLGVLCVEMEAAGLMNNYPCLVIRGICDYADSHKNKEWQGYAAAVAAAYAKELLLTVSADQTRNTRAITNVPSSPTSQDIHGVGYHPIGWTTNGHGGFSSSSAVSDYSEQQWKNVIRARKWNDECFNCGHDHLEDTCWVKCGRCGMRNHTQRDCRMPLRCFKCGGQNHMARYCEA, encoded by the exons ATGGCGGGTAAGACCTGTCTTTCACATGATGATTATACAGTTGGATGGATCTGCGCCTTACCACTGGAAATGGCCGCTGCAACAGTTATGCTCGATGAGAAGCACGAGAAATTACGCAGGCAACCGAATGACCACAACGAGTATGTTCTTGGACATATTGGGGAACATAATATTGTGGTTGCATGCCTGCCTAGCGGCGAATATGGAATTACATCTGCTACTACGGTAGCTATGCAGTTGCTGTCTAGTTTCCACTCAATTCACTTTGGTCTTATGGTCGGAATTGGAGGAGGGGTCCCGAAGGAGGATAAGGATATCCGACTTGGTGATATCGTGGTCAGTGAGCCAACTTATACTCATGGGGGAGTAGTGCAATACAATTACGGCAAAGCATTGAGTGGCGGCGAATTTCGACGGACAGGCATGCTCAACCGTCCGCCTCAGAGTCTCTTGACGGCGCTTTCTAAACTACAAGCGACTCATTACACAAAACCAAGCCAAGTGATTAATTTTCTTGCTGAGATTGAGCAGAAACTACCAACAGAACAAGCTGCAAACTTTGCTCGTCCTACACAGACAGATCAGCTATTCCTTGATAACTATGAGCATACCAACACCCACACTCAAACTTGCAATGGCTGTGATACAACCCAAACCATACGGCGTCAGTGTCGGAGCCACAATAATCCTTTTATCCACTATGGATTAATTGCATCGGCAAATCAAGTGGTGAAAGACAGTCAACTACGGGATAAGCTTGGTCGCGATTTGGGTGTTCTCTGCGTGGAGATGGAAGCGGCCGGACTCATGAACAACTACCCATGTCTCGTAATACGTGGAATTTGTGATTATGCAGACTCACACAAAAATAAGGAGTGGCAGGGATACGCCgcggcagtggcagcagcatATGCGAAAGAATTGCTACTCACAGTGTCTGCGGATCAGACCAGAAACACAAGAGCTATAACGAATGTGCCATCTTCGCCCACA TCACAGGACATCCATGGCGTTGGCTACCACCCTATAGGCTGGACGACTAACGGCCATGGAGGCTTTTCTAGTAGCAGCGCCGTATCAGATTACAGTGAACAGCAATGGAAAAATGTTATCCGAGCTCGAAAGTGGAATGATGAGTGTTTCAATTGTGGCCATGATCATTTGGAAGATACGTGTTGGGTTAAATGTGGAAGGT GTGGGATGAGAAATCACACTCAGCGAGACTGTCGGATGCCCTTGAGATGCTTTAAAT GTGGTGGTCAGAACCATATGGCACGTTATTGTGAAGCCTAG